Genomic segment of Scyliorhinus torazame isolate Kashiwa2021f chromosome 7, sScyTor2.1, whole genome shotgun sequence:
GGGCCGAGGCCCGGGCGGCCGAGGGGCGGCGGGGCCTGCGGGAAAGCCTCGGGCGGCTGCGGGACGCCGAGCTGCCGGAGCTGGGCCTGGGTCCCCAGGACGCCCCGGCCCGCCCGCTCTGGGAGGCCCTGTCCGAGCAGCAGCGCCGCGACTTCCAGCGGCTCCTAGAGAGCGGCGAGGCCGCGGCCTGGATCCAGGAGTGGCGGCCGTGGTGGGAGCGGCGTCCCCCCGGCCCCGTGCAGGAGCTGGAGCCCAGGGTGAGAGCGAGCGCCGCCTGTGGCCGGGAGGATAAACTGCAACTCTCGACTTGGGGCTGGATGGGCTGAGGGGTTGATAGGGAGGTGGGGTGGGCTAAGGGagttggggtggggtttgggatggggagatacgggggatgggatgggggttgAGATATGGAGGCTGTGGAGTGTGCGAATGGGGTGCTGGGGTAGGAGGCTGGGTCTTTCCACAGAAGAGGGGgttcagcaaccccacccaacctttttttgggacacttaagggcaatttagaatggccagtccacctaacctgcacatctttggacttgtgggaagaaaccggagcacccggaggaaacccacgcacacacggggagaacgtgcagactccgcacagactgacccaaaccgggaattgaacctgggaccctggagctgtggagcaactgtgctaaccactgctaccgtgctgccacggaaGAAGACGGAAGACATTGGAGATGGGCCAATTGGTACtgcccctcagtactgcccctctggcagtgcaacactccctcagcactgcacctctagcagtgcaacactccctcagtactgccactgtgacagtgcagcactccctcagtactgcccctctgacagtgcagcgctctttcagtatggcccctctgacagtgcgcagtacttcctcagcactgcccctctgacagtgcagcactccctcagtactgaccctctaacagtgcagcactccctcaatattgcccctctggcagtgcagctctccctcaatactgcccctctggcagtgcagcactccctcaatactgcccctctggcaatgcagcactctctcagtatggcccctctgacagtgcgcagtaCTTCCTCAGCaccgcccctctgacagtgcagcactccgtcagtactgaccctctgacagtgcaacactccctcagtactgaccctctaacagtgcagcactccctcagtactgaccctctgacagtgcaacaccactccgtactgaccctctgatagtgcagcactccctcagtacactgcgatACCAGCCTAGATTTTGTTCTCAAGTCCAATTCTCCCACTTAGCTACACCATGTTGCAGAAGCTCCTGTACGACTGCCCCATCCATTTATAGGGCACCTTAATTGAAATGAATAGACTACACATGGCAAACAGGGAATATTGCTCAactctctggagtgagacttgaatccaCCATCTTATTATTCAGAGGTGAGATTGCTATTCCTGAGCCACACCACTAGGATTCATTGATCAATATATACTAATTAGTTGTATTTTCTTCAAAGGGGCTGGAGGAAGATCAAAGATGTGAGAGGATAACTGAAGCACAGCCTGTGGTTGATGTTGGAAGAACGGAGAGCCAGAATGATTCCGAATCGGACAGATTGAGTGGAGAGACAGATCGAGCGACAATATGGGAACATGATGATTCTATTCCTGTGATCTGCAGGAATATTGTCCCTTTGCTGAGTTTGTGCTCAAAGCCCTCTTCCCTGATCCAGTACAGTGTGGTGAACGTTCTTTATGCATATGCATTCTCCATGAAGCTCATTAATGGGGACTTATcaggggaaatgagggatgagtttATTGAAGCCACAATGACAATCTCCGAGGCCCTGGAAGGCAATCGTGTTTTCACGTCCACTGCAGAAGCTGTGCAGGCTGGCGTCGGGGCTGTGCGGCGCAGCCCCTACTCCTCCAACCCCTTTGAGGCAGTGAATACAATCAAGGACACGTGTGTCCTCCTATCTGGGGGGTGCAGGCCACCGAGCAGTCATTACACCCTGGCTGCAATCTCCCAGCTCGGCCGCACCCTGGGAAAAAACAAATGTACCCGACGCAAGGAGGATCCCAGTCGTTACCAGGCTCGGAAGAAATGCGCTTTCCTCCTGTCCTGGGTGAATGAACATGAGGATTCTCTAATGTATCTGTCCCTGGAGGTGCAGACTGAGTACGAGAACACCTTTCATACCTTAGTGCAAATGGAGGAAGCCAAGTCAAACCTGGAAAAAGCCTGGGGGGGGAAACGACCCCCGGGGATGAAGGTGTTAATCGAAGAACTAACTCCCTGAGTTATTAATCACTCCCGTTCCCCATTGATCATGTAATAAAGATTTCTGATCAAATTACCTGCTGGAATTTTTTCCCAAGAGATTTGGGGCCTAGTTTGAGAAAACAGTTGGGCAGTGCAGGCAGTCACTTTGTGTGcggcacacggtagcacagtggttagcactattgcttcacagcgtcagcgtcccaggtttgattcccgacttcggtcactgtctgtgtggagtctgcacgttctccccgtgtctgcgtgggtttcttccgggcgctccggtttcctcccacaagtcccgaaagacgtgctgttaggtgaattggacattctgaactgtccctctgtgttcccgaacaggcgccggagtgtggagactaggggcttctcacagtaacttcattgcagtgttaatgtaagactaattgtgacactcataaagattattattaatgaaattgcatttctatagcactgtTCGCAACTCTTTCATTCTCACCTTAATAGTGATGTTGTTTGTAATTATAATAATTCTGACCATTTTTAGGATTAAATAGTCATCAAGCAAATGGTGATCTCTATTGATGCCAGATTTATCAATGAACTTTTCTGGTGCGCATGGTAGGTTTCATGGCCCATTATCGTTACCCGTCTGTCAATTTTGTCGGTTCATAAATAGTCAGGAGATTTATTCTTACACACACTCATAGCAATTTTTTTTCTATTCATCAGAACTTAGAAAAGTTATGGCACAGCCATCTAGCCCATGGTAAATGTGCTAGTTGACAGGAATACAGCCcctaatctcactttccagttCTTTGCATTCCTGCAATGTTTGAAAAGGCACTGGAAATGGAAGTTTGTTTCGCTTTCATAACAATTATGGAGAGGGGATTTGTGATTTTGTTACAGGGTAAATGGAGGAAATCTCACCTTTCCAAAGTTCAATAAATCTGGCATAAAAATTGAATCAGTGCTGAAAtgttttggggtgagggtggggtttgaAGCAATAATGGATTTGAAGAGCAGAACCCAGGAATCTTCACCAAATAATGTTCAGCAAATCCTTCCCTGTTGACTGCAGATTTTAACGGCTCGTTTCAGTGTTTGGATTTTGATGTCGCTGTACAATTTGTACTAGAAGTGTTCCATTAAATGCGGCAGTCATGCCAGTGACAGTCTAGAATCTTCCGCTGTGTGTTTTGAATCTGATTCAACATCGCAGGTACAATCGAGTGGCAGATTGTTgagattagaagagtgagaggggattgtggtgaatgtattacattAATAATCCACCATGTGTATCTgtgctgtgctgttgcccttgtgggctccacctatgggccattgtatggtattatccataaggtaacaagttggggcctgtatgggctccgcccatggctcctccccttgaagggagggtataaagagcagtcgacctgtaggcggttctcagttttGGATCAGTCgccggcaggcactgttctagttgattaaagccacagtttatttctactcttgtctcgagtgaattgatggtcgcatcagggatctcatagaaacttagaaaattctaacaggattagacaggatagattcagaaagaatgttcctgatggtggggtggTCCAGAACGAgggtcatggtttgaggataaggggtaaaccttttagggactgaggtgaggagaaatttcttcacccagagagtggtgaatctgtggaagtcactaccacaggaagtagttgaggccaaaacattgtgt
This window contains:
- the znhit2 gene encoding zinc finger HIT domain-containing protein 2 codes for the protein MSLPPPAAEREAEACGLCPGSGPGAAARYTCPRCNVPFCSLPCYRGPGHRACTEAFYRDAVLGELRAEARAAEGRRGLRESLGRLRDAELPELGLGPQDAPARPLWEALSEQQRRDFQRLLESGEAAAWIQEWRPWWERRPPGPVQELEPRGLEEDQRCERITEAQPVVDVGRTESQNDSESDRLSGETDRATIWEHDDSIPVICRNIVPLLSLCSKPSSLIQYSVVNVLYAYAFSMKLINGDLSGEMRDEFIEATMTISEALEGNRVFTSTAEAVQAGVGAVRRSPYSSNPFEAVNTIKDTCVLLSGGCRPPSSHYTLAAISQLGRTLGKNKCTRRKEDPSRYQARKKCAFLLSWVNEHEDSLMYLSLEVQTEYENTFHTLVQMEEAKSNLEKAWGGKRPPGMKVLIEELTP